The window tgttttgagataagaggttaatttagttggaaccttagtggctagcgggtatgaTACCcactaaaattaaataaaaacgtGGCAAGTGTGTAAGGTGTCCAGCCACTTTGTGTTGATGATTCATAGCTTCACTATCTCCTCCCTCTCTAAATCCTTCCTTTCTCAAATCCTCTCATAATCTTCCAATCTACAAAATTGATCTAAGAAATTCATCCTCCTAAATCCAATCAACTAATCCAAATAATAAAGAAGCAAATTGAAGGCTTATAGTGActtggtggtggccgaaatctATAAGAAGAAAGGAGGAGAAATTAGAATTTCAATTGTTTTATGTTCTTTTAAGGTAAGAAATCCTcccaaatatttaatttaatttagggttcttataatattgaaattagggttctttcCATTTGAAATTGGGAATTTGAAAAAATTGGGATTTTTGTAAGTTTGGGAATTTGTTAGAACCCTAATGAGATTGTATTGAGAAAATTGGGAAGATGGAATTAGGATTTTGATGGTGAACCCATATTGGTGAAAGTATTATTTTAGAGTGTTTGGCTAAACTTTTATATTGTAAGAATTATGGGAATTTTATGGAAAATGATCTTGAAAGCCAAACACCATATATGATTGTTGAATTTTGAGTTTGGTTAGTTTTGTGAATGAAATGAGTTAAGAAAAACTCATAGTGACTTACTTAATGTATAGGTAGAGAAGATTGACCTAGTGAGCCAAATAGTCAAGTGTGCTTTTGTCAAGGAccaaggtgagtgtatatgtatatgatcatAGTTATGTTAtatagaggtcataggtgggtaaattcctatgatccaaatgtttgttgattttgtgtaagactagtagatgtgTAATTACCTACTAGCATGTACTGtatgtaagactagtagatgatgagatacctactagcatacatcCTTGGCCAAGTAGAATTAGCATGATCATGAATTGTTATGTTGTTGTTTTGACTATTGCAAGAATGGCTCAAAGTTGCTTGTATGcacttaaaaaattatatagctAGATTATGATCATACATGTATACATTCACTAAGCATGaagcttatgttttagttgtttactctTTTTATAGGAGAAACAAGTAACAAAGGAAAGGACTTGATCAAGTTAGGGTAAAGTTTGAAGATTTTGTTGATTGCCATTACTAGGTTGGCAACTTAGATAATTATGGGTAGGAATATCCCTTTGCAATTCATGGCTCAATGATACTTTGGTTTTGttataaatgtgttttgatgatGTAAAATCTGCAAATATATTACTTGAGTCATGGAAATGTCCAATTGTAAATGTTTTTGCAAAGTAGGGTTACATGTTGGAAAAATTGACCCATTTGGGGTAAGGTCAAGTTGTACAATgtaactaaaactaaattttGATGCACATGATGTTGAAATGCATTTTGAAAGATGTTTAAGCAGGTTTTAGAAGTTGGTTATGAGTAGAAAGGTGTTACTAACTGAATTTAGTGTCAAAAAGTAATGATGAAAATCTGGGTTGGACTCCCACTGCGGCTCAGTGGAGCTTGTACACTCCCACTGCAGCTCAGTGGGAAATCTCTGGaaaaattttgtttcttatCTCGCAGTGAGACATGAACCCTCCCACTGCGGCCCAgtgaaaaatttatgaaattttgtttaaaaaaatatatatatatttatctatatcacTTTTATGAATATTTGAAATTGTGGTTTGGTTGTTACAATATAGCAGCAAGAGAAATAAGAATTTATTGGAGAAATAAGAAAACATAACGAAAACTTACAATTTCACCATTGACGCAGTGTACTCGATATACAACACTTGGTGCAGTAGTTATTAGGGTCAGATTGTATTCCCGTTCAAGTCTTTCCtgtgcaataaaaaaaaatgtcatttacATGAAAACATAACTTGTCATACTAGGTAATAAAAATTCTGGATGAAAGACATCTACGGTACCTGAACAATCTCCATATGAAGAAGACCCAGAAACCCACATCTAAAGCCAAATCCCATGGCACTTGATGTCTCTGGCTCAAACTGAAAAAAATGTAAGAAAGAAACAATGTCCACAGTAAGTAATAACTACGTTTGAAATTTTAAATGTATCTGAGATGCCTATTGACATTTTGAGATAATCACCACAATTCATATACAATATTAGGTCCAAAGTCCAAACGACAAAACAAAATAGGCCTAAAAAGGAAACAAATCCAGAAATTGAAAGACACAAAAAATTCCACTCATTCCTGTCCTTTGCTTCAGGACCTGTCACTGAGTGTGGTCATTACTCCAGGCTCTCGGAATCGAAGCGTACACCTACTAATTATAACAGTGTGccagggtttagcatttagaaCTCAAAGCATTCTAATTAATAGCCTGTACTGTTCTTAATTACAAGTTGCATTTTTCTATACTATTGTATATTGCACCCACCACCCCTACTTTCAAGATTCAATACTACCAATCACATTGTGTTACCTTACCTGCTATTTCATGTCAAATAAGAATGTAAAACACCGCCTTCTTTTTCCAACCCAATAATAATGTGACACACCGTCACCATTTATCAACACATCAAGCAAAGAACTTAACCTTTAATGCAGCATCATTTAGCTGTAGTTTCTCCAGTGCATCACGTAAATCTGGAAATCTGCAACAATCAATAATGCCAATCAATGCCTGTTATGGAATGATAAAAAGTGTCATAGCAATGTAGTTCTTGAAGTGAGTaacatgaaagaaaagaattgTACTGGTCAGAATCAATTGGAAACAAGCCACAGAACACCATTGGAGTGGCCTCTTTATAACCAGGCAACGACTGCTCTGCTTTTCTACTATAGTGGGTAATGGTATCACCCACCCTAGCATCTGCTACTGACCTTATTGAAGCTGAAATGTATCCCACCTGGAAACAATCAAGTTAACCCAAAGACAAAAGTTTCAATTCAAAAAGTAAGCCATTAATAAAGCTGCAAGGAATTTCTGTCCTAAAATAAGGGTTTAGTCAGAGAGAAAGAATAAATTACTGGAACAGTATTACCAGGCAAAACAGACTGGTAATTTTAAAccacaatattattattatctagaGTACGGACTTATAATAGTAAAATGTATTCCTACCTCACCAGCATACAGTTCATCGACTTGCAACTGATTAGGAGATAAAACACCAACTTCATCAGCATAATAATCCTGCATCATGATATTATagaaaagaaatattaaaactGAAGGACAATATTTGAGGTTCCTAGCTAAATTACATCTTCtgcaaaaatatgaaaatataaccATTGGAAGTTTTCACTCAATAGGATTAAATTGCACCAGACCAATTTCACAAAATGCATATCAACAAGCTTGAAAATTTGTTTTACCTTCCCACTAGCCATAAAAAGAATCCTATCACCTTTCTTTACAGTTCCATCAATGACACGAAAATAAACAATAACACCTCTGTATGCATCATAGTAACTGCAAAATTCATAGATATGAACGGTTACTTACACAAAACAATTATCAAAAACATGAATCTCATGCTCCTATTAGAGTAAAATATTGATCAAAATATCAAACCTTAAAGATAAATGTTAAGAATGTTTAGttaatttacaatttatcaGTCATATTAATGGCCtgctattaattatttttgtatatagcATAATGCTGTAAGAACTTAACATAATAAAGCAACCTTTTGGTTTCAAGTTATTTCCAAGATGATTACGACGGTGTTAAATATTTTTGGGCTTACTTACAAGTGGTAAGCACTTTTTTAAAGTCTGAATTGATATCAGCTTATTGGCTTATTATCTTGCGTTTATTTGAATTAAGCGCTTTTTGATAAAGAAATTGGTAAACGCTTCTACACTATAAGCATAAGCTAAAGATATGCCATCCAAAGTTCCAAACACCTCCTACCTATGccataaaatatttcaactcTAACAACATTGTATACCTATCAAATATAAGCGCTCTTAAAGGTCTTCCAGCAGAATCAGGTGGTGGGGGAATCCTTTGAACAATTGCATTCAGTATTTCATTGATACCAATTCCTTCCTGTAGAAAACACACAATATCCCCATCACTGGTTGCCATTTAAAAAAAGTTCACAAAGCCTTACTTGGTTTCAAATGTTCAAGTAATATTAGCTAATAATTTTCTGGTATGCATATTCGAGGaaattttttgaagttttagCATGGGCACATGACTTTGAGTGGATGAATCATAACTGTCAGAGGACTTCTAAAATAGTAGAGAATATGCAACCTTTTTTCTTCaaagaataatataaaaagCACACTGTAGAATAGAGTTAGCTCGTTCACCATTTATCTCAAGCGTTTTTCaaaagatagatatataaactAACCTTTGCTGAGCAGTAAATAGCATTGCTGCAATCCAAACCGATAATCTATCAAATAAATACAATGAATTAAAAAGTAAGCCAAACTAGCTCCATAGAAAGAATGCAACaatttaatgaagatgaaactCCAAAGCAAGATTGACTCCATAATTACAAGGCATAAAATTCAAGAATGCAACTACGAATTTCAAgtatagaaaaataatataaacagtACAATACTATCGGAAGAAATGTTTatctttaattattaaaaaatgattTCCTACATAATGAATGATAAATCGGCCTAGTTTGACGGTTCAAATCAGAATAAGTAAcaatataattaacaaaaatgaTGTAGCTTGATCTACAAACTTTGGTCACTGTTTATTTGACTTGGTTTAGTTTTGCAGTGTCTTTTTTAACCtttgatttatattctttgctAGTTCTATCATCCAGCTACACTCGTATAGAAACTATTCACTTTTCTGTTGCCTTTACTCTTGTCATCAATTCATACAAAACTGATGTTTTAATACAACCTACCAGCTTGAAATAACATGGTATGCAAGCCAAATGTTCAGCACATGAATGTCGATTATCTTTCCTTTCTTGAAAGGCTTCAGCACATTTTAATTAGGTATGCATGCTCACCGGAGTACATGCTATAGTTAAAAATAACTACAGGAAAGAATGCCCTAAAGAAAAATCCCAACAGCTTCGGATAGAAACATATTTGCCTCCACTGAACTAACCTCTTCAATCTCCTGAACAACACGACTTGGTTCAGCACCTGGAAGATCAATCTTATTTAACACCTGCGGTTGTGAAAGTTGTGTCAGATAATATTGAAAAGCAGTTAAAATACCAAGTTATTTTCAGACAAACAACATGTTCCAATCAACTTACAGGAATCACTTCAAGGTTGTTTTCCAAGGCCAAATAAACATTAGCCAGTGTCTGAGCTTCCACTCCCTACAATATAAGGCTCTTTATTAAGTCAAACTGCCACCAGAGGACAGAGGCAGAAGTACTATAAAATATCACAATTTCCTTAATCAAATTTAGAAGGCTGGAAGCAAAATCAGTAAATATGACGCATGTAAGaaaattcaaatatgttttAACAGTGATGATCTTGGATGACATAGAAGTAGTAAGAACCAAGGTAATAAGAAGATGCATCATTAGGTCAATGCAGATCATTGTGTCAAAACAATTCAGCTAgaacaacaaaaataataccCAATCCGATTAAAGGCGGGTACTGgggaggtgagatgtagacaTTCATACCTCTACCCGAAGGTAGAGAGACTACTTCCAGGAAAACCTTCGGCAAAACAATTCAACGAGAACCACTACTTAGTAAACAATATATGAAAAACATACCTGTGAGGCATCTACTACAAGGAGAGCACCCTCACATGCAGCAAGAGATCGAGAAACCTGCAATCAGGAAAAGGGGAAGAGAGACCATGACGCCTTGTCAGATAGATTATATACTATAGcacataaaatatgaaatgataGTTTCTTGATATTTCCAAAACCAGCATACATCCAATAAATAGAATGCCAGCCAACACGAATGTGTCAAGTGTTGCATAAAACTAAGTGAATTCGATTGAATGTCATGTCATACGGTCATACCTCATAGGAGAAATCAACATGACCTGGAGTATCTATAAGATTAAGGCAATAAGGTTCGCCTTCATACGCAAACCGCATTCTAGCCGcctgataaaaaaaatgagcaATAATAATTTAGCAGATAACACAGGAATGCCAAAGGACTGCCAACAAAAGATTTAGTATCATGCTGCTTTTGCTTTTACACCCTGCATACATGTACTATATATCACCATCACGCCATGTTATACTTGTATTGAAAATTAGATGTAAGATGGATCATCCCAAAGCCGATTTTCGTGTTCCAAACCACTATCAACTTATTGCTTTTGATCTTTTTATATTATGAGAaaatatgatgaaactgatgTTGATATATACTGTAACACTTAacagagataaaaaaaaaaaaaaaaaatttaaaaatcaccTTAAAAGTGTAGCCCTCCAAGTGGCCTCATTCGTAATTGAAATACTAGTAGCCATACTTGTTTAATATATAAACCTTAAGAATCTTTACTACTTTCAGGCATCAACAAGTAGTTCTAAAAAGATATTATAGCTCCATATTATTTTCTGATTCAGCTCAGCTTATATGAATTATTCTATGATTGAAAAAGGGAAAAAGCTGTATCACAATAACATGTAGGCACATCCACCAAGAAAATTCCTAATCGGTTTCTTAATATAAAGAGTGTCAACCTGCTGACAGCAGTAACGAATCAAGTGGCATGTCCTATAGCAGAAAAAGGAACGCAAACCTTATTACATTTCCCTTCTTTTTAAGTAAAGCTACACTAAATCTACCATAATTTCAGCTTAAGATAATGCACCTGTAATTTGATAGTGATGCCCCTTTCCCTCTCAAGATCCATATTATCCAGAAACTGCTCCTTCATTTCACGTGTTTGCACCGTACCGGTCACTTGCAGCAACTTATCTGCTAATGTTGATTTTCCATGATCAATATGTGCAATGATAGAGAAATTCCTAATCTTTTCTATAGGTACCTGCAATTCCATAAAAATCACATATTTTAAATCAAAGATAACTAGAACACTATCCTTCCCTAAGTTAACCAGTGTAACATGTCCATCCAAACTAACGAAGTAGATAGAAGTACTTCAAGCCTTAAACTTCCTTCATGACCTATCAAAGCAAGAATACCAAAAAGAGCGCGACAGTTGACTCAAACAATATACGCAAGCTTAAATGGCATTATGGCAATACCATAAAAATCAAACATCAAACTCAAGACCTAAAAGCATGTAAATTACTATGATGATAACCAAGCCTACACTTATATTGGTTAACTTGTTCAGaagaatatgtattttatttgagAGGTTATCTTAAAGATGGCACACCATCTCGCTTCCCCTCTTGCACACCACCACGGCCACTGCTGTCCCGCCAAATCtgaattcttttttattaaaagaaatcaaaatatTACACAAAACTATCCGCCACTTCCGTCACATAAAGTGCGAACTATACTAGTACACTTTAAAATAGATTCATTGTGAGCTTGAAAAATCCACTGCGAAACTAaatgtagctcctggagtcaaACTGTGCAACATATAACCGAAACTATAGCAACTATATATCTAGTAAGTATTAGATTTATATATCAAACTTAGAAAACTATATCCGAAACTACAACCTCATACGAATTTTGACCCCCAAAACGACCGTGGAATCAAGTCTATCAGGTGCTGAACGTTACACAATGGAGAACATAAGTCCATTAAAATCGTTTCGTAAGTACTCGAAGTTCGACATCATTTTATCGACTAAAGAAGGGAAATGAGATGATAATGGAGatacatatacaataataataaatctcaGTCTTATAAAACGACAGCGTATTGCAattcttaaaaatcaaaaatacttatataaaatGATGAACAATACCTTCAATAAACGGTCTCGGCCGGCAAGAGCAGTTGCGTCGGAATCAGAAACAACGTCAACGGCTTTACTATACACTCGATACCTCCGCCGGAAAAATTTATTGTTGGAAGAGATAAATGAGTGTGGAGTGTAGAATGTTCGGTTAGAAAGTGGAATTGGAAGATGAAGTTGGTTGTGTTTGTGGTGGTAAATAGTGGTTCCGGCgtacggtggtggtggtttagTGGATAAGAAGAATTTGAGGTTCGTAGCCATACCGTCACGGCGGCgaggtggaggtggtggtggtgttgggtTGGGAGAGTGTTTTGGTTGATGTTTTTAAACCACAGGTTCTTCTTCGACTTAcccgctatatatatatatatcttttccaTTTAATTTCAACTCAGAAAATTTTGGACCCTACGCGGGGCCGCAAttaatagaaataattttgtcattaatatgtttatttaaaagtatgcaagaaaataaaatgtaacccgtagtagaaacctgaacgggatatgatatgacaaaaatattaatatattaattcagatatcagctggatgcgatatagcaaaatgcaagtagtggtacggggtgtatcacaataaggttgaatgacaattaaaaagtgtgaaaaaatctgaaaaggaaaaacaaaactaaaaaagaaaaagacgtgacaaaatccgaacaggatgcaatgtggcaaaatccaaactataggaaacgtgcgatgtgtcactttataaccgatgcgacgtgtcaagttttaataagcatggtgactattgataaccatgccaaaaaaaaaaccaaagaaaaaactcaaaatgggatccgtaatgtcagaatctaaatagtgatgcgaggtatatgatgaaccaataaaagagatcatataagcaaaaaaaaggtatcaaaaaaccaacaaaaaccaaaagataaataaccttaacggaaataaaaataacaaaggaaaaattaaatattgtgtaaaagtttccaatatattaattcagaacacaaaagccaaaaaactatgatgaacaccaaggAAAAACCCCAAAC is drawn from Erigeron canadensis isolate Cc75 chromosome 9, C_canadensis_v1, whole genome shotgun sequence and contains these coding sequences:
- the LOC122583433 gene encoding translation factor GUF1 homolog, chloroplastic; translation: MATNLKFFLSTKPPPPYAGTTIYHHKHNQLHLPIPLSNRTFYTPHSFISSNNKFFRRRYRVYSKAVDVVSDSDATALAGRDRLLKVPIEKIRNFSIIAHIDHGKSTLADKLLQVTGTVQTREMKEQFLDNMDLERERGITIKLQAARMRFAYEGEPYCLNLIDTPGHVDFSYEVSRSLAACEGALLVVDASQGVEAQTLANVYLALENNLEVIPVLNKIDLPGAEPSRVVQEIEEIIGLDCSNAIYCSAKEGIGINEILNAIVQRIPPPPDSAGRPLRALIFDSYYDAYRGVIVYFRVIDGTVKKGDRILFMASGKDYYADEVGVLSPNQLQVDELYAGEVGYISASIRSVADARVGDTITHYSRKAEQSLPGYKEATPMVFCGLFPIDSDQFPDLRDALEKLQLNDAALKFEPETSSAMGFGFRCGFLGLLHMEIVQERLEREYNLTLITTAPSVVYRVHCVNGEIVECSNPSALPEQGKRKSIEEPIVKIEMLTPKDYIGSLMELSQDRRGDFKEMKFINETRASLIYEMPLAEMVGDFFDQLKSRSKGYASMEYSFIGYKESDLIKLDVLINGDGVEPLSTIVHKDKAYSVGRALTQKLKELIPRQMFKVPIQACIGTKVIASESLSAIRKDVLAKCYGGDISRKKKLLKKQAAGKKRMKAIGKVDVPQEAFMAVLKLEKEVL